One region of Tamandua tetradactyla isolate mTamTet1 chromosome 6, mTamTet1.pri, whole genome shotgun sequence genomic DNA includes:
- the TCF24 gene encoding transcription factor 24, with protein MDRDGLADSPLGTETVPAARDLSPGGTGLGPAGPGGGSRSGGGRPAAANAARERSRVQTLRHAFLELQRTLPSVPPDTKLSKLDVLLLATTYIAHLTRSLQDDTEVPAEPGLGVLRGDGYLHPVKKWPMRSRLYIGATGQFLKHSVSGEKANHGNTSADSQP; from the exons ATGGACCGCGACGGCCTCGCAGATAGTCCCCTGGGCACGGAGACCGTGCCCGCCGCCCGCGACTTGAGCCCAGGCGGGACGGGACTGGGTCCGGCGGGCCCAGGCGGCGGCTCGCGTTCCGGGGGCGGGCGGCCGGCGGCAGCTAACGCGGCGCGGGAGCGCAGCCGCGTGCAGACCCTGCGGCATGCTTTCCTGGAGCTGCAGCGCACGCTGCCGTCGGTGCCACCGGACACCAAGCTCTCCAAGCTGGACGTGCTGCTGCTGGCCACCACCTACATCGCGCACCTCACCCGCAGCCTCCAGGATGACACCGAGGTGCCGGCGGAGCCCGGCCTGGGCGTCCTACGCGGCGACGGCTACCTGCACCCGGTCAAG aaatggCCCATGAGATCAAGATTATACATCGGTGCTACGGGTCAGTTTCTGAAGCATTCTGTCTCTGGAGAAAAAGCAAATCATGGCAACACTTCAGCAGACTCACAGCCTTAG